Proteins co-encoded in one Arthrobacter sp. ERGS1:01 genomic window:
- the uraH gene encoding hydroxyisourate hydrolase, with the protein MSSLITTHILDTAAGQPAEGVAVELHARNGAAWAQIASGTTDAQGRVKDLGPAALPAGNYQLRFDTGAYFATTNTETFFPEVSLTFAVREGQAHYHVPLLLSPFAYSTYRGN; encoded by the coding sequence ATGAGCTCACTGATCACCACCCACATCCTGGACACCGCGGCCGGGCAACCCGCCGAGGGTGTCGCCGTCGAACTCCATGCCCGCAACGGCGCGGCATGGGCGCAGATCGCCTCGGGCACTACCGATGCGCAGGGACGGGTGAAGGACCTGGGGCCGGCAGCGCTGCCGGCCGGGAACTATCAGCTGCGCTTCGACACCGGTGCCTACTTCGCCACCACCAACACCGAGACCTTCTTCCCCGAGGTTTCACTCACTTTCGCGGTCCGGGAGGGCCAGGCGCACTATCACGTGCCCCTGCTGCTGAGCCCGTTCGCCTACTCAACGTACAGAGGAAACTAA
- a CDS encoding FBP domain-containing protein, with product MRPLTEKTIRSSFLNASQRERNSLTLPADFDTTDWDNLDFFGWRDSKLPAVGYVFGEFDGGPAGIMVRQVESKLRSRPQCSWCEDVTLPNDVVYFSAKRAGAAGRNGNTVGTLVCANFECSANVRTRPPLPYAGFDFDAAQQRRVAALAENYRNFANKIRDGE from the coding sequence ATGCGTCCCCTGACCGAAAAAACCATCCGCTCTTCCTTCCTCAACGCTTCCCAGCGAGAGCGCAACAGCCTCACCCTGCCCGCCGATTTTGACACCACGGACTGGGATAACCTCGACTTCTTCGGCTGGCGGGACAGCAAGCTCCCCGCCGTCGGCTACGTTTTTGGCGAGTTCGACGGCGGCCCCGCCGGCATCATGGTCCGCCAGGTAGAGAGCAAGTTGCGCTCACGTCCCCAGTGCTCGTGGTGTGAGGACGTGACGCTGCCCAACGACGTCGTGTACTTCAGCGCCAAACGGGCCGGGGCGGCCGGGCGCAACGGCAACACGGTTGGCACGCTGGTGTGTGCCAACTTTGAGTGTTCCGCCAATGTGCGCACCCGGCCGCCGCTGCCCTACGCCGGTTTTGACTTTGACGCCGCACAGCAGCGCCGGGTCGCGGCCCTGGCCGAGAACTACCGCAATTTCGCCAATAAGATCCGCGACGGCGAATAG
- a CDS encoding ABC transporter ATP-binding protein: MLGKLLIQYLKPYRWLLAGVLLFQFASAMASLYLPSLNANIINKGVALGDTHYIWSTGVVMLGISLGQIACSIIATYFAAKAAMQMGRDIRNGVFERVSGFSEREVSQFGPGSLITRNTNDVQQVQMLAMMGATMFVSAPLLAIGGIIMALRQDVGLSWLIAVAVPALLVMAGLIIVRMVPLFRSYQKKLDSVNRIMREQLTGVRVVRAFVREDIESERFRGANYDIMVVGRKVGELFVLLFPLAMLVLNVTVVGVIWFGGIRVNDGNIEIGTLFAFMAYIMQILMGVLMATFMTIMIPRAAVSAERISEVLASESTLNRPENPVTTLPSRGTIEFKDASFTYPGAEHPVLAGVTFHAAPGETVAIVGSTGAGKTTLVSLIPRLFDVTGGSVLVGGVDARHAELDLLWGSIGLVPQRPFLFTGTVASNLRFGRESATDEELWRALEIAQGRDFVAEMEGGLNGRIAQGGTNVSGGQRQRLAIARAIVHNPDVLIFDDSFSALDLTTDARLRQALWRELPEVTKIVVAQRVSTIADADRIVVLDDGGMVGLGTHAELLETCGTYQEIVQSQLGVETVA, from the coding sequence ATGCTCGGAAAACTGCTTATTCAATATCTCAAGCCCTACCGGTGGCTCTTGGCTGGCGTGCTCCTGTTTCAGTTCGCCTCGGCCATGGCGTCGCTGTACCTGCCCAGCCTGAACGCCAACATCATCAACAAGGGTGTGGCGCTGGGGGACACCCACTACATCTGGAGCACCGGCGTCGTCATGCTTGGCATCTCGCTGGGCCAGATCGCCTGCTCGATCATCGCCACCTACTTTGCCGCCAAGGCCGCCATGCAAATGGGCCGGGACATCCGCAACGGGGTCTTTGAGCGGGTCAGCGGGTTCTCCGAGCGCGAGGTTTCCCAGTTTGGCCCGGGCTCGCTGATCACCCGCAACACCAACGACGTCCAGCAGGTGCAGATGCTCGCCATGATGGGCGCCACCATGTTTGTCTCGGCGCCGCTGCTGGCCATTGGCGGCATCATCATGGCCCTGCGCCAGGATGTGGGGCTCAGCTGGCTGATCGCCGTCGCGGTGCCCGCCCTTCTGGTCATGGCCGGGCTGATCATTGTGCGCATGGTTCCGCTGTTCCGCAGCTACCAAAAGAAGCTGGACTCGGTGAACCGGATCATGCGAGAACAGCTCACGGGCGTCCGGGTGGTGCGGGCCTTCGTGCGCGAGGACATCGAGTCCGAGCGCTTTCGGGGCGCCAACTACGACATCATGGTGGTGGGACGCAAGGTGGGCGAATTGTTCGTGCTGCTGTTCCCGCTGGCCATGCTGGTGTTGAACGTGACGGTGGTCGGGGTGATCTGGTTTGGCGGGATCCGCGTCAATGATGGCAACATCGAGATCGGCACTCTGTTCGCTTTCATGGCCTACATCATGCAAATCCTCATGGGTGTGCTGATGGCGACCTTCATGACCATCATGATTCCGCGCGCGGCGGTCAGCGCCGAACGCATCAGCGAGGTGCTGGCCAGCGAATCGACGCTGAACCGGCCCGAGAACCCCGTCACCACGCTGCCGTCTAGGGGAACGATCGAATTCAAGGATGCCTCCTTCACCTACCCCGGGGCCGAGCACCCCGTGCTGGCCGGGGTGACCTTCCATGCCGCGCCCGGTGAAACCGTTGCGATCGTCGGCTCCACGGGCGCCGGCAAGACGACCCTTGTCTCCTTGATTCCGCGCCTCTTCGACGTGACCGGCGGCAGCGTGCTGGTCGGTGGCGTCGACGCACGCCATGCCGAGCTCGACCTGCTGTGGGGGAGCATCGGCCTGGTCCCGCAGCGGCCGTTCCTGTTCACCGGGACGGTTGCCTCCAACCTGCGCTTCGGGCGTGAGAGCGCCACCGACGAGGAACTCTGGCGGGCCCTGGAAATTGCCCAGGGCCGGGACTTCGTCGCCGAAATGGAAGGCGGCCTGAACGGGCGCATCGCCCAGGGCGGCACAAACGTCTCCGGTGGGCAGCGCCAACGCCTAGCCATCGCCCGGGCCATCGTCCACAACCCGGACGTGCTGATCTTCGACGATTCGTTCTCCGCCCTTGACTTGACCACGGACGCCCGGCTGCGGCAGGCGCTCTGGCGGGAGCTGCCCGAGGTGACGAAGATCGTCGTCGCCCAGCGCGTGTCAACCATCGCCGACGCCGACAGGATCGTGGTGCTCGACGACGGCGGCATGGTCGGCCTGGGCACGCACGCCGAGCTTTTGGAGACGTGCGGGACCTACCAGGAAATTGTCCAATCCCAACTCGGAGTGGAGACAGTGGCATGA
- a CDS encoding organic hydroperoxide resistance protein, whose translation MNALYTAEALATGAGRNGHVRSSDGRIDLGLSVPKAMGGAGEGSNPEQLFAAGYAACFHSALQMVARTQKIDISDSSVGGRVQIGSNGKGGFELAVMLEVVLPGVEHAAATALADAAHQVCPYSNATRGNIEVTISVSDD comes from the coding sequence ATGAACGCGCTCTACACCGCAGAAGCCCTTGCCACCGGAGCCGGCCGCAACGGCCACGTCCGCTCCTCCGACGGCCGCATCGACCTCGGCCTGTCCGTACCCAAGGCCATGGGCGGGGCGGGCGAGGGCTCCAACCCCGAGCAGCTCTTCGCCGCAGGCTACGCGGCCTGCTTCCACTCCGCACTCCAGATGGTGGCGCGGACGCAAAAGATCGACATCAGCGACTCCTCCGTGGGCGGCCGGGTCCAGATCGGCTCCAACGGCAAGGGCGGATTCGAACTCGCCGTCATGCTTGAGGTCGTGCTGCCGGGCGTCGAGCACGCCGCAGCGACCGCGCTGGCGGATGCCGCCCACCAGGTGTGCCCGTACTCCAACGCCACGCGCGGCAACATTGAGGTGACCATCTCGGTCTCCGACGACTAG
- a CDS encoding GatB/YqeY domain-containing protein, producing the protein MSTLKQQLKSDVVSHMKAGNKLALTTVRNVLGEIETREKSGKTPIELDDAQTTTLLQKEAAKRRDTAQIYTEAGENDRAAAEIAEAEVIEAYLPQPLTEDEAAAIVDSTITELEAADGPLTMRQMGQAMKPITAKIAGRFDGKAISEMVRKRLS; encoded by the coding sequence ATGTCCACGCTGAAGCAGCAATTGAAGTCCGACGTCGTCTCCCACATGAAGGCGGGCAATAAGTTGGCGTTGACTACCGTCCGCAACGTCCTGGGTGAAATCGAGACGCGGGAGAAGTCTGGCAAGACCCCCATTGAGCTTGATGACGCGCAAACCACCACGTTGTTGCAGAAGGAGGCGGCCAAGCGCCGCGACACGGCCCAGATCTACACCGAAGCCGGCGAGAACGACCGTGCCGCGGCCGAAATTGCCGAGGCCGAGGTCATTGAGGCGTACCTGCCCCAGCCGCTTACCGAGGACGAGGCGGCAGCCATCGTCGATTCGACCATCACCGAGCTTGAAGCTGCCGACGGCCCGCTGACCATGCGCCAAATGGGTCAGGCCATGAAGCCGATCACGGCAAAGATCGCCGGCCGCTTCGACGGCAAGGCCATCTCCGAGATGGTCCGCAAGCGTCTGTCCTAG
- the uraD gene encoding 2-oxo-4-hydroxy-4-carboxy-5-ureidoimidazoline decarboxylase, with protein MLLQQFNEASRAQLDEILRPCVDNPRWIDEIATARPFTTLSQLFSAALAAADPFTPTEVAAAMAHHPRIGERPAGNSAEAEHSRREQSGVDPADRELARALAEGNRAYEEKFGQVFLIRAAGRTPSDILTALDRRLANTPEQETPIVASQLREIAVLRLQGVLQP; from the coding sequence ATGTTGCTGCAACAATTTAACGAAGCATCCAGGGCGCAGCTGGATGAGATCCTTCGTCCCTGCGTCGATAATCCGCGGTGGATCGATGAGATCGCCACCGCCCGCCCCTTCACCACCCTGAGCCAGTTGTTCAGCGCTGCGCTGGCGGCGGCCGATCCGTTCACTCCCACGGAGGTTGCCGCCGCCATGGCGCACCATCCGCGGATCGGTGAACGGCCGGCCGGCAACAGCGCCGAGGCGGAACATTCGCGCAGGGAACAATCCGGCGTCGATCCTGCCGACCGGGAGCTTGCCCGGGCATTGGCCGAAGGCAACCGCGCCTACGAGGAAAAGTTTGGCCAGGTGTTCCTGATCAGGGCCGCCGGCCGGACGCCGTCGGACATTCTCACAGCCCTTGACCGGCGCCTGGCCAATACGCCCGAGCAGGAAACCCCCATCGTCGCCTCGCAGTTGCGTGAAATCGCTGTCCTGCGCCTCCAAGGAGTGCTACAGCCATGA
- the bcp gene encoding thioredoxin-dependent thiol peroxidase translates to MSTPLTPGQLAPAFSLPDAAGNPVPLANYAGRQVIVYFYPKAATPGCTTEACDFRDSLPALQAAGVDVLGISTDPTDALASFAEDFGLNFPLLSDADHAVAEAWGAWGEKTVNGNSVIGTLRSTVVVNPDGTVQSAEYNVSADGHVARLRSELGL, encoded by the coding sequence ATGTCGACTCCCCTCACCCCCGGCCAGCTTGCACCCGCCTTCAGCCTTCCCGATGCCGCCGGGAATCCGGTCCCCCTGGCCAACTACGCCGGACGCCAGGTCATTGTGTACTTTTACCCTAAGGCAGCCACGCCCGGCTGCACGACCGAGGCCTGCGACTTCCGCGACAGCCTGCCGGCGCTGCAGGCCGCGGGCGTGGACGTCCTGGGAATCTCCACCGACCCCACCGACGCGCTGGCCAGTTTCGCCGAGGACTTCGGCCTGAACTTCCCCCTCCTTTCCGACGCCGACCACGCGGTCGCCGAGGCCTGGGGCGCCTGGGGTGAGAAAACCGTCAACGGAAACTCCGTGATCGGAACCCTGCGCTCCACCGTGGTGGTCAACCCCGACGGCACCGTGCAGAGCGCCGAATACAACGTCAGCGCCGACGGTCACGTGGCCCGCCTCCGGAGCGAATTGGGCCTCTAG
- a CDS encoding SRPBCC family protein: protein MELKHHFTVPGSLEDTWHAFNQLQDIAPCFPGATLTSVDGETFTGTVKVKLGPIAMMYAGTGEFISRDEATHTVVISANGKDKRGNGTAGATVTAVLAADGDSTAVSVTTDMNVTGKPAQFGRGVIQDVSDQLLAQFVQCVIGKVGAPVVEPAETPVVELVETPTVEPPAAETPAVGTLPAAPASAPVPPPATELDLGSAVLPVLARRFGPMVLGIVAVLALAVWLARRRRR, encoded by the coding sequence ATGGAACTCAAGCACCACTTCACCGTTCCGGGCTCGCTGGAGGATACGTGGCATGCGTTCAACCAGCTGCAGGACATTGCGCCCTGCTTCCCGGGTGCCACGCTGACCTCCGTGGACGGCGAGACGTTCACCGGCACCGTCAAGGTCAAGCTGGGGCCCATCGCCATGATGTACGCGGGCACGGGTGAATTCATCTCGCGTGATGAGGCCACCCACACCGTGGTCATCTCCGCCAATGGGAAGGACAAACGCGGCAACGGCACGGCAGGAGCCACCGTCACCGCCGTGTTGGCCGCCGACGGCGATTCCACGGCTGTGTCCGTCACGACCGACATGAACGTGACGGGCAAGCCCGCCCAGTTCGGCCGTGGTGTCATCCAGGACGTGTCCGACCAATTGCTGGCGCAATTCGTCCAGTGCGTCATCGGCAAGGTCGGGGCACCGGTGGTCGAGCCTGCCGAGACCCCGGTGGTCGAGCTTGTCGAGACCCCGACCGTCGAGCCCCCTGCAGCCGAGACCCCTGCGGTCGGGACCCTGCCGGCCGCACCGGCAAGCGCCCCGGTACCCCCACCCGCGACCGAGCTGGATCTGGGTTCGGCGGTGTTACCGGTTCTCGCCCGGAGGTTTGGACCCATGGTGCTGGGCATCGTCGCGGTACTGGCATTGGCCGTGTGGCTGGCCCGGCGCCGCCGTCGCTAG
- a CDS encoding nucleobase:cation symporter-2 family protein — MTRFRSSTSNPARPEDEKLGIAPSFAYGFQHVLTMYGGIIAVPLIIGQAAGMSSADIGMLIAACLFMGGLATLLQTLGVPFFGSQLPLVQGVSFAGVATMVAIVNGGGGIQTVFGAVIAASVIGLAITPLFSKIIKFFPPVVTGTVITTIGLTLMPVAANWAMGGNSKAPDYGSPANIGLAGLTLAVVLLLSKLGNATISRLSILLAIVAGTIVAVAFGMADFSKVGQGPIAAFPAPFHFGVPTFHVAAIISMLIVILVTLVETSADILAVSGIVGTKVTSRRLGDGLRADMVSSAISPIFGSFTQSAFAQNVGLVAITGIKSRFVVASGGVILVLLGLLPVMGRVVAAVPTAVLGGAGIVLFGTVAASGIRTLSTVNYKNNMNLIIVATSVGFGVIPIAAPTFYDKFPAWFSTIFHSGISSAAVMAILLNLLFNHLTRGNPENPSVFAAGTERRIAPEVLGSLKHGDRCDDGKLIDADGREVAVLEPDPHH, encoded by the coding sequence ATGACCAGATTCCGCAGTTCCACCAGTAACCCGGCCCGTCCCGAGGACGAAAAGTTGGGCATTGCGCCCAGCTTCGCCTACGGTTTCCAGCACGTTTTGACCATGTACGGCGGCATCATCGCCGTCCCGCTGATCATCGGCCAGGCCGCCGGGATGAGCAGCGCCGACATCGGCATGCTCATTGCCGCCTGCCTGTTCATGGGCGGGCTTGCCACGCTCCTGCAGACGCTCGGCGTGCCGTTCTTCGGCTCCCAGCTCCCCCTGGTCCAGGGTGTCTCGTTCGCGGGGGTCGCCACGATGGTGGCGATCGTCAACGGCGGCGGCGGGATCCAGACCGTCTTTGGCGCCGTGATTGCCGCATCCGTGATCGGCCTGGCCATCACGCCACTGTTTTCTAAGATCATCAAGTTCTTCCCGCCGGTGGTCACCGGAACCGTCATCACCACGATCGGGCTGACCCTGATGCCCGTGGCGGCCAATTGGGCCATGGGCGGAAATTCCAAGGCCCCCGACTACGGCTCCCCGGCGAACATCGGCCTGGCCGGGCTGACCCTGGCGGTGGTGTTGTTGCTGAGCAAGCTGGGCAATGCCACCATCTCCCGGTTGTCAATCCTGCTGGCCATCGTGGCCGGCACCATTGTGGCGGTCGCCTTCGGCATGGCCGATTTTTCCAAGGTGGGGCAGGGCCCCATCGCGGCCTTCCCGGCACCCTTCCACTTTGGCGTCCCCACCTTCCACGTGGCCGCCATCATCTCGATGCTGATCGTGATCCTGGTGACCCTGGTGGAAACCTCGGCGGACATCCTGGCCGTCTCCGGCATCGTGGGGACCAAGGTGACCTCGCGTCGGCTTGGTGACGGCCTGCGGGCCGACATGGTTTCCAGCGCCATCTCCCCGATCTTCGGCTCCTTCACGCAGAGCGCGTTTGCCCAGAACGTGGGCCTGGTGGCCATCACGGGCATCAAGAGCCGCTTCGTGGTGGCCTCGGGAGGCGTGATCCTGGTGCTGCTGGGACTCCTGCCCGTGATGGGCCGCGTGGTGGCGGCCGTGCCAACGGCCGTCCTGGGCGGCGCCGGAATCGTCCTGTTCGGCACCGTGGCCGCCAGCGGCATCCGCACGCTGTCCACGGTCAACTACAAGAACAACATGAACCTGATCATCGTGGCCACCTCGGTGGGCTTTGGCGTCATCCCGATCGCCGCTCCCACGTTCTACGACAAGTTCCCGGCCTGGTTCTCCACGATCTTCCACTCCGGCATCAGCTCCGCCGCCGTCATGGCGATCCTGCTGAACCTGTTGTTCAACCACCTGACGCGCGGCAACCCGGAAAACCCCTCGGTTTTTGCCGCCGGCACCGAACGGCGCATCGCCCCGGAAGTGCTGGGCAGCCTCAAGCACGGGGACCGTTGCGACGACGGAAAGCTGATCGACGCCGACGGCCGCGAGGTGGCGGTGTTGGAACCGGATCCGCACCACTAA
- a CDS encoding FAD binding domain-containing protein, with product MIPSAFDYAAPATVQEALGLLAAAGSAGDDVKVLAGGQSLIPVMKLRLADPSMVVDLGRIAGLSGVSDDGDALLIGAMTPHHVIATDPLVAAHVPLLAKAAATVADPQVRHRGTFGGALVHADPAGDMPAPVLAAGATFILAGPGGERRVDAADFFKGYFTTAVADGEILTHIRVPKFTGWGAHYEKFTRVAQQWSIVAVAAMLRVEGGTIAEARVGLTNMASVPVRAGGVELALAGAPLTVEAIAAASVHAVDGTDPASDLNGDADYRRHLAQVLTRRALIAAAGL from the coding sequence ATGATTCCGAGCGCATTCGACTACGCGGCACCCGCCACGGTCCAGGAGGCGTTGGGCCTCTTGGCCGCCGCCGGCTCCGCCGGGGACGACGTCAAGGTGTTGGCGGGCGGGCAGAGCCTGATCCCCGTCATGAAGCTGCGCCTGGCGGACCCGTCCATGGTGGTTGACCTGGGCCGGATTGCCGGTCTTTCGGGGGTGAGCGACGACGGTGACGCCCTGCTGATCGGCGCCATGACCCCGCACCACGTCATCGCCACCGATCCCCTGGTTGCCGCCCATGTGCCGTTGCTGGCGAAGGCGGCAGCCACCGTCGCCGATCCGCAGGTCCGCCACCGCGGCACCTTTGGCGGCGCACTGGTCCATGCCGACCCCGCCGGGGACATGCCAGCACCCGTCCTTGCCGCCGGCGCCACGTTCATCCTGGCCGGGCCCGGCGGGGAACGCCGCGTTGACGCCGCGGACTTCTTCAAGGGCTACTTCACCACCGCCGTAGCCGACGGCGAGATCCTCACGCACATCCGGGTGCCCAAGTTCACCGGCTGGGGCGCCCACTACGAGAAATTCACCCGGGTAGCCCAGCAATGGTCAATCGTGGCCGTGGCGGCCATGCTCAGGGTGGAGGGCGGCACCATCGCCGAGGCCCGCGTCGGCCTGACCAACATGGCCAGCGTGCCCGTACGGGCCGGCGGGGTCGAACTAGCCCTGGCGGGTGCGCCGCTGACGGTTGAGGCCATCGCCGCCGCGAGCGTCCACGCCGTCGACGGCACCGATCCGGCCAGCGACCTCAACGGCGACGCCGACTACCGCCGGCACTTGGCCCAGGTGCTGACCAGGCGGGCGCTCATCGCGGCGGCCGGGCTGTAG
- a CDS encoding sulfite exporter TauE/SafE family protein, giving the protein MLEMTAIFLAGFWAGMINVVVGSGTLVTFPVLLLFGYPPLVANISNNIGLVAGGLSGTWGYRKELAPNKGMILRLLPASALGGLTGALLLFILPAAAFSAIVPVLIILGILMVAFGQALQRRLARNRKAAVAGATLHAGVGLIAGIFVLGIYGGYFGAAQGILVVGLMSILTTVALQQINAVKNVLTTVVNGIAAITFMIVAWHYIDWKVTALIAAGALLGGLAGAKFGRKLPPAALRATIIVVGVAALTKMLFFS; this is encoded by the coding sequence ATGCTGGAGATGACCGCAATTTTCCTGGCGGGTTTTTGGGCCGGGATGATCAATGTGGTGGTCGGCTCCGGCACGCTGGTGACTTTCCCCGTACTGCTCCTCTTTGGCTATCCGCCACTCGTGGCAAACATTTCCAACAACATCGGCCTGGTGGCCGGCGGACTGTCCGGGACGTGGGGATACCGCAAGGAGCTCGCACCCAACAAGGGCATGATCCTGCGGTTGCTGCCGGCGTCGGCCCTCGGGGGCTTGACCGGGGCCCTGCTGCTGTTCATCCTGCCCGCGGCCGCGTTCAGCGCGATTGTCCCGGTGCTGATCATCCTGGGCATCCTCATGGTCGCGTTTGGCCAGGCCCTGCAGCGGAGGCTGGCCCGGAACAGGAAGGCCGCCGTCGCGGGAGCAACCCTGCATGCCGGTGTCGGGTTGATTGCCGGGATCTTTGTACTGGGTATCTACGGCGGCTATTTTGGTGCCGCCCAGGGGATCCTGGTAGTGGGGCTGATGAGCATCCTGACCACGGTGGCGCTGCAGCAGATCAATGCCGTGAAGAACGTCCTGACCACGGTGGTCAACGGAATTGCGGCCATCACGTTCATGATTGTGGCCTGGCACTACATCGACTGGAAGGTCACGGCGCTCATTGCCGCCGGCGCCCTGCTCGGCGGGCTGGCCGGCGCCAAATTTGGCCGGAAACTGCCGCCCGCGGCCCTGCGCGCCACCATCATCGTGGTGGGCGTCGCGGCGCTGACAAAGATGCTCTTCTTCTCCTAG
- a CDS encoding MarR family winged helix-turn-helix transcriptional regulator: MTDNDYSLDSMVCFAIYSASNAVAKAHRVLLEPWELTYTQYIVLLELGSNPDGLTVSELGAGMHLDSGTLSPLLRRLDDRGLVSRDRASSDERVVTAKLTDAGKTVLGELLASLGDLREAYGFDSAEQARELIRELQRITDGMRALTASAAGKNQTTK; encoded by the coding sequence ATGACCGACAACGACTACAGCCTCGATTCGATGGTTTGCTTCGCGATCTACTCGGCGTCGAACGCCGTCGCCAAGGCACACCGCGTCCTCCTGGAACCGTGGGAGCTGACCTACACGCAGTACATCGTGCTGCTGGAGCTCGGATCGAACCCGGACGGCCTGACCGTCAGCGAACTGGGGGCGGGAATGCACCTTGATTCGGGCACCCTCTCACCCCTGCTGCGCCGCCTTGATGACCGGGGGCTGGTCTCCCGGGACCGCGCGTCATCCGATGAACGCGTCGTGACGGCAAAACTCACCGACGCCGGAAAGACGGTGCTCGGAGAACTCCTGGCATCCCTGGGAGACCTCCGCGAAGCGTACGGCTTTGACAGCGCCGAGCAGGCCCGGGAGCTCATCCGGGAGCTGCAGCGCATCACCGACGGCATGCGGGCGCTGACGGCGTCCGCGGCCGGCAAGAACCAGACCACCAAATAG
- a CDS encoding aspartate/glutamate racemase family protein, protein MRILVANVNTTQSMTDSIVEQARSVAAPGTEIIGITPRFGAESCEGNFESYLAAVAVMDAITNYPEPFDAVIQAGYGEHGREGLQELLDVPVVDITEAAASTAMFLGYKYSVVTTLDRAVPLIEDRLKLAGLEARCASVRASGMAVLELEEEPERAVESIVEQSEIAVRDDKAEVIVLGCGGMAGLNDKVRERTGVPVVDGVAAAVTIAESLVRLGLSTSKVRTYATPRPKKVTGWPISGIA, encoded by the coding sequence ATGCGCATCCTTGTGGCAAACGTCAACACCACCCAATCCATGACCGACTCCATCGTCGAGCAGGCACGCAGCGTTGCGGCCCCGGGAACCGAGATCATCGGCATCACCCCGCGTTTTGGTGCCGAGTCCTGCGAGGGAAACTTCGAAAGCTACCTGGCCGCGGTGGCCGTCATGGACGCCATCACGAACTACCCGGAACCGTTCGACGCCGTCATCCAGGCCGGCTACGGCGAACACGGCCGGGAGGGGCTGCAGGAACTCCTGGACGTCCCCGTGGTTGACATCACCGAGGCGGCCGCCAGCACGGCCATGTTCCTCGGCTACAAGTACTCGGTGGTGACGACCCTTGACCGTGCCGTCCCGTTGATCGAGGACAGGCTCAAACTGGCCGGCCTCGAAGCCCGCTGCGCTTCGGTGCGGGCCAGCGGAATGGCCGTGTTGGAACTTGAGGAGGAGCCCGAGAGGGCCGTCGAATCGATCGTCGAGCAGTCCGAGATCGCCGTTCGCGACGACAAGGCCGAGGTCATCGTCCTTGGCTGCGGCGGCATGGCCGGGCTCAACGACAAGGTCCGCGAACGTACCGGCGTGCCGGTGGTCGACGGCGTCGCGGCGGCCGTGACGATCGCCGAGTCGCTGGTCCGCCTGGGTTTGTCCACCTCCAAGGTGCGCACGTACGCCACGCCACGGCCCAAAAAGGTCACCGGCTGGCCGATTTCCGGCATAGCGTAA